The Myotis daubentonii chromosome 9, mMyoDau2.1, whole genome shotgun sequence genome has a segment encoding these proteins:
- the LOC132240527 gene encoding uncharacterized protein LOC132240527 isoform X2, translated as MTLLIQIPQSTAELGGDRLHGAVFPREGLHLHTSLKCPFQVTSRPRLLDGRRHGQVPDEGPLSDAPAHRVNPSGQGARPFSSFCTPSAATAREGGPRAPSPRAVAVPLQPHRDSPAAKAAPPEPPRRPCAAPEFPSAGGLGSEAGKRSVRTDGWRPGPGLARKAAMFREGAPSLSCEWDGVSSGLGFKQHVHARCPPGRANCREPCAEGGAGRGGARLGTAFLCTQACVCPRAARHGPSQRPLPSAALPRAGSQAATLLRPRSRLHHQDVPRSLHVYFCCQHAACGDFSATSLPLEPGRNAHGAPVKGPAAARAAVAGREGHCSTSLVIHEANKTRVGYTVRIPGRGRSTLTGEGVCERLPACGKGKTPRCQGAESLTCVSTGRGMENDARPIHTMEYTSAAEGRGS; from the exons ATGACCTTGTTGATCCAGATCCCACAG tcaacagCTGAGCTTGGAGGTGACCGGCTGCATGGAGCGGTTTTCCCGCGGGAAGGCCTGCACTTGCACACCAGCCTGAAGTGTCCCTTTCAAGTCACCAGCCGGCCTCGGCTCCTTGATGGGAGGAGACACGGGCAGGTCCCCGACGAAGGTCCACTCTCTGACGCCCCCGCCCACCGGGTCAACCCGTCGGGACAAGGAGCGAGACCCTTCAGCTCGTTCTGCACCCCCTCTGCTGCCACAGCTAGGGAGGGGGGGCCCAGGGCCCCATCCCCGAGAGCCGTGGCAGTGCCGCTGCAACCTCACCGGGACTCTCCGGCAGCCAAGGCCGCCCCTCCGGAGCCCCCGCGGCGCCCCTGTGCCGCTCCAGAATTCCCATCTGCAG GCGGCCTGGGCAGCgaggctggcaagcgcagtgtgCGGACGGACGGATGGCGGCCCGGGCCGGGGTTGGCGAGAAAGGCTGCCATGTTTCGGGAAGGAGCACCATCTCTTAGCTGTGAGTGGGACGGCGTTTCCTCAGGCCTCGGGTTTAAACAGCACGTCCACGCTCGATGCCCACCAGGCAGGGCAAACTGCCGGGAGCCCTGCGCGGAGGGGGGTGCGGGCCGTGGGGGCGCCAGGCTGGGCACAGCTTTCCTCTGCACTCAGGCCTGTGTCTGTCCCCGGGCTGCCCGGCACGGCCCCTCTCAGAGGCCTCTGCCCTCTGCTGCTCTGCCCAGAGCCGGTTCCCAGGCAGCCACCCTCCTGAGGCCGCGGTCCAGGCTTCATCACCAGGACGTTCCCCGCAGCCTCCACGTCTATTTCTGCTGCCAACACGCCGCGTGCGGGGATTTCTCAGCCACATCTCTGCCCCTGGAGCCAGGGCGCAACGCTCACGGTGCCCCAGTTAAAGGACCAGCTGCTGCCAGGGCAGCGGTCGCTGGAAGAGAGGGCCACTGCTCAACTTCTCTCGTCATCCACGAGGCCAACAAAACCCGGGTGGGGTACACTGTACGCATTCCAGGGCGCGGCCGGAGTACCTTAACAGGTGAGGGCGTGTGCGAGCGGCTGCCTGCATGCGGCAAGGGGAAAACACCACGCTGCCAAGGAGCAGAAAGCCTCACGTGTGTGTCCACCGGCAGAGGAATGGAAAACGACGCACGGcctatacacacaatggaatataccTCAGCCGCAGAAGGGCGG
- the LOC132240527 gene encoding uncharacterized protein LOC132240527 isoform X1 produces MAGSWRNDLVDPDPTAELGGDRLHGAVFPREGLHLHTSLKCPFQVTSRPRLLDGRRHGQVPDEGPLSDAPAHRVNPSGQGARPFSSFCTPSAATAREGGPRAPSPRAVAVPLQPHRDSPAAKAAPPEPPRRPCAAPEFPSAGGLGSEAGKRSVRTDGWRPGPGLARKAAMFREGAPSLSCEWDGVSSGLGFKQHVHARCPPGRANCREPCAEGGAGRGGARLGTAFLCTQACVCPRAARHGPSQRPLPSAALPRAGSQAATLLRPRSRLHHQDVPRSLHVYFCCQHAACGDFSATSLPLEPGRNAHGAPVKGPAAARAAVAGREGHCSTSLVIHEANKTRVGYTVRIPGRGRSTLTGEGVCERLPACGKGKTPRCQGAESLTCVSTGRGMENDARPIHTMEYTSAAEGRGS; encoded by the exons ATGGCTGGTTCCTGGAGGAATGACCTTGTTGATCCAGATCCCACAG CTGAGCTTGGAGGTGACCGGCTGCATGGAGCGGTTTTCCCGCGGGAAGGCCTGCACTTGCACACCAGCCTGAAGTGTCCCTTTCAAGTCACCAGCCGGCCTCGGCTCCTTGATGGGAGGAGACACGGGCAGGTCCCCGACGAAGGTCCACTCTCTGACGCCCCCGCCCACCGGGTCAACCCGTCGGGACAAGGAGCGAGACCCTTCAGCTCGTTCTGCACCCCCTCTGCTGCCACAGCTAGGGAGGGGGGGCCCAGGGCCCCATCCCCGAGAGCCGTGGCAGTGCCGCTGCAACCTCACCGGGACTCTCCGGCAGCCAAGGCCGCCCCTCCGGAGCCCCCGCGGCGCCCCTGTGCCGCTCCAGAATTCCCATCTGCAG GCGGCCTGGGCAGCgaggctggcaagcgcagtgtgCGGACGGACGGATGGCGGCCCGGGCCGGGGTTGGCGAGAAAGGCTGCCATGTTTCGGGAAGGAGCACCATCTCTTAGCTGTGAGTGGGACGGCGTTTCCTCAGGCCTCGGGTTTAAACAGCACGTCCACGCTCGATGCCCACCAGGCAGGGCAAACTGCCGGGAGCCCTGCGCGGAGGGGGGTGCGGGCCGTGGGGGCGCCAGGCTGGGCACAGCTTTCCTCTGCACTCAGGCCTGTGTCTGTCCCCGGGCTGCCCGGCACGGCCCCTCTCAGAGGCCTCTGCCCTCTGCTGCTCTGCCCAGAGCCGGTTCCCAGGCAGCCACCCTCCTGAGGCCGCGGTCCAGGCTTCATCACCAGGACGTTCCCCGCAGCCTCCACGTCTATTTCTGCTGCCAACACGCCGCGTGCGGGGATTTCTCAGCCACATCTCTGCCCCTGGAGCCAGGGCGCAACGCTCACGGTGCCCCAGTTAAAGGACCAGCTGCTGCCAGGGCAGCGGTCGCTGGAAGAGAGGGCCACTGCTCAACTTCTCTCGTCATCCACGAGGCCAACAAAACCCGGGTGGGGTACACTGTACGCATTCCAGGGCGCGGCCGGAGTACCTTAACAGGTGAGGGCGTGTGCGAGCGGCTGCCTGCATGCGGCAAGGGGAAAACACCACGCTGCCAAGGAGCAGAAAGCCTCACGTGTGTGTCCACCGGCAGAGGAATGGAAAACGACGCACGGcctatacacacaatggaatataccTCAGCCGCAGAAGGGCGG